One Endozoicomonas gorgoniicola DNA window includes the following coding sequences:
- a CDS encoding LysR family transcriptional regulator, with protein MSRIDRLDLTQLRVMQALLKERNISRVAGQMGLTQQAVSERVRKLRDIFNDRLFLRTSNGMTPTPFAESLQSKINHILEEVDELIAPQEFEPGKLTGRYTISANDYAVQVVLPPLLAHMREQAPELKILVRDFEWDNLHSQLATGELDLALSFPAFTPQSCHNLLLFEEHHVCVAAKDSPLQQQNLSVSDIAALPQLVISPSRANLKGSADDWFAEQGYKRNIVMSVPSFAAAPDVIASTGCVAFLPSRLLPHPKVKPLNTRVRPPHFEVIAAWHPRSHYHPLHLWVLELLKRAFAQDG; from the coding sequence ATGAGTCGTATTGATAGATTGGACCTGACACAACTCAGAGTGATGCAGGCCCTGCTTAAAGAACGCAACATTTCTCGCGTTGCCGGGCAAATGGGTTTGACGCAGCAAGCGGTGAGCGAAAGAGTGAGAAAGCTCAGAGACATATTCAATGACAGGTTGTTTTTGCGCACCAGCAATGGCATGACACCCACCCCATTTGCAGAGTCTTTGCAAAGTAAAATCAATCACATCCTCGAAGAAGTGGACGAGCTCATCGCGCCGCAGGAATTTGAACCGGGAAAGCTCACGGGAAGATACACAATCTCAGCCAACGACTACGCGGTACAAGTGGTCCTCCCCCCATTGCTCGCGCACATGCGGGAGCAGGCACCCGAGCTTAAAATTCTGGTGCGGGATTTTGAGTGGGATAACCTGCACAGCCAGCTGGCCACAGGCGAGCTAGACCTGGCGCTCAGCTTTCCTGCCTTCACACCGCAAAGCTGCCACAATTTATTGCTGTTTGAAGAGCACCATGTGTGCGTTGCCGCTAAGGACTCCCCACTCCAGCAACAAAATCTGAGTGTGAGCGATATCGCCGCTTTACCACAACTGGTCATCTCTCCCTCCCGGGCCAATCTTAAAGGCTCGGCAGATGATTGGTTTGCCGAGCAGGGCTATAAACGCAATATCGTTATGTCCGTTCCCAGCTTTGCCGCAGCGCCGGATGTAATAGCAAGCACAGGCTGCGTGGCTTTTTTGCCCTCTCGCCTATTACCCCACCCCAAAGTCAAACCGCTCAACACCCGGGTACGCCCCCCACACTTTGAGGTCATTGCGGCATGGCACCCAAGATCTCATTATCACCCGTTGCACCTATGGGTGCTAGAACTGCTCAAGCGAGCCTTTGCACAAGACGGATAA
- the yghU gene encoding glutathione-dependent disulfide-bond oxidoreductase, translated as MHEEQYIPPKIWKNETGSGNQWANINQPTSGARFERELPVGEHPFQLYSLATPNGQKVTILFEELLALGIREAEYDAHLIRIGESDQFSSGFVGVNPNSKIPALIDRSGNKPVNVFESASILVHLAEKFGQFLPEEGAARTQTFNWLFWAQGSAPFLGGGFGHFYVYADEKQEYPINRFAMEAKRQLDVLDRQLANNTFVAGEEYSIADMAIWPWYGNLVLGRLYDAAEFLQVHTYEHVVRWARQIESRKAVQRGRIVNRSFGEEWEQLPERHNAEDIDRVLGGTEV; from the coding sequence ATGCATGAAGAGCAATACATACCACCAAAGATTTGGAAAAACGAAACAGGCAGTGGTAATCAGTGGGCAAACATCAACCAGCCGACTTCAGGCGCAAGGTTTGAAAGAGAGTTACCGGTAGGGGAACATCCTTTTCAGCTTTATTCACTGGCGACCCCTAACGGCCAGAAAGTCACCATTTTATTTGAAGAGTTGCTGGCACTGGGAATCAGAGAAGCCGAGTATGACGCCCACCTGATCCGGATCGGTGAGTCAGATCAGTTTTCATCGGGCTTCGTGGGTGTAAATCCTAATTCAAAAATTCCAGCCCTTATCGACAGGTCAGGGAATAAGCCTGTCAACGTTTTTGAATCCGCTTCAATACTGGTTCACCTGGCCGAGAAGTTCGGTCAGTTCCTGCCTGAAGAGGGCGCTGCAAGAACTCAAACCTTTAACTGGTTGTTCTGGGCTCAGGGATCAGCTCCCTTCCTTGGCGGTGGTTTTGGGCATTTTTATGTTTACGCGGATGAAAAACAAGAATACCCAATCAATCGTTTTGCAATGGAGGCAAAACGTCAGCTGGACGTTTTAGACAGGCAACTGGCTAACAATACCTTTGTGGCGGGTGAAGAATACAGCATTGCTGATATGGCGATCTGGCCCTGGTACGGAAACCTTGTTCTTGGCAGGTTGTACGATGCCGCGGAATTTCTGCAAGTCCACACTTATGAGCATGTTGTACGCTGGGCCAGGCAAATCGAATCCCGTAAGGCAGTCCAGCGTGGGCGAATCGTCAATCGGTCATTTGGTGAAGAATGGGAACAATTACCGGAACGCCATAATGCTGAAGACATTGACAGGGTGTTAGGGGGGACAGAGGTTTAG